From one Deinococcus roseus genomic stretch:
- a CDS encoding DUF6979 family protein, whose translation MNTYQNITRRALQLLDQGFNPLEAWKQAADAEDCSESSCLKGCPRSAFVGLAEHGHLKGCQQAQEKKPLSLNAQYCLTGHRLLQENPELAHAPSRLWENIRSAEQVDRKTSNGVVDVLLALWDTRAFAADDPREHRYQQVLQRIRKHQGEVFQQIQGQEFTYALSGSTLKPSTTQQNLAPGHLRTALERMPVKGPGDLQDLRGPSYLYAILMD comes from the coding sequence ATGAACACCTACCAGAACATCACCCGCCGGGCCCTGCAATTGCTGGATCAGGGTTTCAATCCCCTGGAAGCCTGGAAACAGGCTGCAGACGCAGAGGACTGCAGTGAAAGCTCATGCCTCAAGGGCTGCCCCCGCTCGGCTTTTGTCGGCCTGGCAGAACATGGCCACCTGAAAGGCTGCCAGCAAGCGCAGGAAAAAAAGCCCCTCAGCCTGAACGCGCAATACTGCCTTACCGGACACCGGTTGCTGCAAGAAAACCCAGAGCTTGCCCATGCCCCTTCCCGCCTGTGGGAAAACATCAGAAGTGCCGAACAGGTGGACCGCAAAACAAGCAATGGGGTGGTTGATGTGTTGCTGGCACTCTGGGACACCCGGGCTTTCGCTGCAGATGACCCCAGAGAACACCGCTACCAGCAGGTCTTGCAGCGCATCCGCAAGCACCAGGGTGAGGTTTTCCAGCAAATCCAGGGACAGGAATTCACCTATGCCCTCTCTGGCAGCACCCTCAAACCTTCCACCACCCAGCAGAACCTTGCCCCGGGACATTTGCGCACAGCGCTGGAACGCATGCCTGTCAAAGGACCAGGGGACTTGCAGGATTTGCGAGGCCCTTCTTATCTGTATGCCATTCTGATGGATTAG
- a CDS encoding DUF7662 domain-containing protein — MKVLKIELLDNEQVLLSTQLHTTLTLEQLLRLLPTLVNAAPEKPLIPSAGKYQRLSEHLTQSNQTEEMLTFQQIETLLGFNLPQSAYKHRAWWSNTLQGHTQAAAWLQVGWKVMKVDEGKVHFIREQEAR; from the coding sequence ATGAAAGTCCTCAAGATAGAGTTGCTGGACAATGAGCAGGTGCTGCTCAGCACCCAGCTTCACACCACCCTCACCCTGGAACAACTGTTGCGTTTGCTGCCCACCCTGGTCAATGCAGCACCGGAAAAACCCCTGATTCCCAGTGCTGGAAAATACCAGCGCCTTTCTGAACACCTGACCCAGAGCAACCAGACCGAAGAAATGCTCACCTTTCAACAAATTGAAACCTTGCTGGGCTTCAACCTCCCCCAATCTGCCTACAAACACCGGGCCTGGTGGAGCAACACCTTGCAGGGGCACACCCAGGCGGCTGCATGGCTGCAAGTGGGCTGGAAAGTCATGAAAGTGGATGAAGGTAAAGTGCACTTCATCCGGGAACAGGAGGCCAGATGA